The sequence gaggaggaaggagcagcagagataacgttatgaactgactgcaacttccattccccatccccctgcactacTTGAGGGGGATGAGGTCGAtaattcgggagtgaagttgagcctgagaagaagggaagggtgggaggaaggagtttttagttttgttcttatttctcatcatcctactctgattttgatttgcaatatattaaattaattttcccaagtcaagtctgttttgcctgtgacagtaattgctgagtgatctccctgtccttatcttgacccacgagcttttttgtcatatttttctctcccgtccttgttgaggagggggagtgatagagcggttcagtgggcacctggtggccaggCAAGGTCAACCCACCAAAGGGAAACATTGCAGTACCCAgtaggtcaggtctagtccatgGTTATGCCTGAGGTAGTAACTgttagatgcctttttttttttttttaaggtatgtttACTGATATTATTGTgaatggaaaaaatatgcaaCTGAGTACAGGAGAAGTTACTGTGGATGTGCTAATGGATATAGATGGCCTCAAAGGAAAGGGGTTATAAGGGATCAAATAGactaaaaggattaaaaaacagAGTGGAAAGATACTTCAGGTTTTTGTACAGTACTACTCAAGAATTTGtttttaacatatttaagaaTATCAAGAGTATATTTATAGTATTTGTTATTAAAAAGGGggccaaaataattttaaaaggcagatgTCAGTGATAGTTTTGTTACGAGACACTCTGTAGAGTGTAAGAAAAAACTGAATAAAGAAGTACTGGTTATGGTTTCTGATTTCTGAGATCCTCTCTTGGCTCTTTTATTGGCTAAAGGCTCTATTTGTGATCAGTCTCTGTTTTATTTCTAGGAGAATAGCACATTGCTTAAAATGGATATAAATGGAGAGTCCAGAACTACCATATCTACCCTCCCTGTACCTCTTGCAGAAGTCAGTTCTGcaggcaaagcagaagcagagaaacCACGATGTTCCAGTACCCCCTGCTCACCAATGCGACGGACAGTTTCAGGCTATCAGATCCTTCGTATGGATTCTAACTACCTGGTTGGCTTCACGACTGGAGAGGAGCTGCTAAAATTAGCCCAAAAGTATACAGGAAATGAAGATAATAAAGGAAAATCCAGGCCTAACTTGCACTCTAAACAGCTTGATTCAGGACTTGCATGTTCCTCCCGTTTGTACAAAACTAAAAGTAGGTACTATCAGCCATATGAGATCCCAGCAGtaaatgggaggaggaggagacggaTGCCCAGCTCAGGGGATAAATGCACTAAGGCTTTACCATATGAACCTTACAAGGCACTTCAAGGTCCCCTGCctctttgccttttaaaaagtaaaaaggctCACTCTAAATCCCTGGACTACCTCAATTTAGACAAAATGAGCAACGAGGAACCTGCTGACACAGACATGCTACAATACCAGCTCCAACACCTTACCCTTAGAGGGGACCATATGTTTGCAAGAAATAACACATGAACTATGAACTATAATCTAGAATATAGAACCAGTTTCTGGTTATTTCTCTGTTGCTGCAAAAATCCACTGTCATATTGTGCATATGACTGTCCACATTGTAGGGGGTATCAGCTAAATGTTatcaaaaagtaatttatttgaatAGAATTTTGACAGTGCATTGTGTTACaaacacttggggaaaaaaaaaatctttccagagCAAGCAGCTTCTAATGCAAATTTGACTGCAGCTGATGGATATTTCTTTGAACACCTTTTAacaaagaaaaggcttttggtttttggatttgggtttggtttattttgtagTTATCTAGTATTTATGGTCATTTAATACTGAAAAATTGATGGTCTGCTTGGTTGTTAATTTTGACTTGACGTTAGAAATTGCTCTTGGATAAGTACTCAAGTtatctttttgtttcttactgtattctacaataaaatgtatttatgattTTTTACATCATGGGAAGGAATGTGAGCTTGGCTAAATTGGAACACTTGTTATTTTAAACCATCCCATTCAAACATTTTGAAACTGGGTTTGCAGTGGTGGCGAGGAAGAAATTCACTCATAAAATAAACCTCTGTTCATTTGCTACTTTAAacctattaaattattttttagtttctgCATGGAAGTAATTGTTTTGCCTCCTCTGTTTTATAAAACTAGTTTGGAATAAGTATttggaatattaaaaaatatttttgagagtgaagggtttggggttttttttgttaatatgaCTTATTTTTTATGTTGTCTTGACATGTAAACAAGGATTCACTTCAGATTCCAGTAAATGCACTAGAATGTCTGCATCAGTATATCAATaaagttttccattttaattcatGATTTCTATATAGTATAGTAATGGAAGATGTCAAATATCTTTAGCATTGCTTTGGAAATTTAGTCTATTTGAAGCACTGAACACTTTTATTAAGATCCAGAAGACAGATTTTTAGATGGAGTGCAAGTGAAGTGTTTCTATATCAGCCCTGAAGAGCTGATTCTGGATTATTCAACAGAGTAGATTGAATACACTGGCTTAGTTTGTTGCTTAAGAATTTTTTGTCCAAATATGACATCTAATGCAGTTTTGACAGCTGTATTCttagatatatttaaaacatGTTAGTAACTTatgcttaaaaatttaaaaaagcttttagaCATTTTTAGGTGCAATCTATTACTGAAGGAGTGTGCAACTTGGTTTTGGTTTACTTATTTAGAAGTTAAAATTAAGATCACGTTGTTTTGAAACATAACTTATTTGATCAGTTGTTTCTGGTACAATTCagggggtttttgtttctccttcaGAATGAATAGCAAGCACTAGTCAGTGCATGTGTTGTGGAAAATTAAGAGTTCTTTTCATTCTGTCACTTACTGCACAATTGTAACTGAAGGCAGTGAAGAGGAGCCCAGTAGACTATGTTTTACTGGTTTGGTTAATGTTTTCTGGCTTATTAGAATATTTAAAACTGATGTGTATTTTAAAGAGTTAACTGCACCTCTGTAAATTTAATGTATTGAACAATGATCTCTAAAGTAAACTTTTCCTATGTagtctgaaaaacagaatatGGTCAGATGCCAAAGAGATGGAAGTTTTGTCTAACGAATAAAACACCACTATTTATTGAAATGCCctatgaaaatgtatttctggctgaaaaataaaaaagagtgaTATAAATACCTATTTTTGTGGAGTCTTTTGCTGTGTAGAATAATGaggacatttaaaaatacaacattAGACCAGGAATCATTAAATCTTGAAAGCAGGAATCTTAtacttctgtgaaatatttaGACAGTTAGGATTCTTCTGTTGTTTCAGGAAATCAGACACACAATTGTTAGTACATTTTGTGCATATTGTTACTTTGGTCCTGTGCAATAATTGTATAGTTACATCTATAGAGAGGCTGGTGGCTGTCTTGCCAAGTTCAAACATGAAAAATTTGTTAGTACTTTTTCTGTCTCATGGCTTGCTTGTGAAAGTGATTGCACCTGATAACATTGCTTAACTGTTTTACACTTGCAGTTACACTTGCATAGTACATAATCATTCAAgagccatatttttttttaagttggattGGTAATGTTCTTAATTACAGCTCTTAAATTCATATAGTGATTTCCTGGGTTTACTTCTAAAAGAAGCAAAATCTCAGACATAAGAAAGCTTTTAATCTtcttattttttataattatgtCTTACATTAATCTATTAAAATTAAAGGCAAGATGGTTCTTTAGACTACTAAAATGAAATTGAATGTGAACAATACTGACTTCTCAAACTGAGATCTTTACTAAATATCAGGCTCTGGACattattgcggcctttcaatacatAAAGGGGAAAGccggagagagactttttaccagggcctgtagtgacaggacaatgggtaatagttttaaactaaaagagggtagatttagattagatataaggaagaaattctttatgctgagggtggtgagacactggaacaggttgcacaaAGAAGTTAAgcatgccccgtccctggaagtgttcaaggtcagcaacctaatctagtggaagatgtccctgcccccTGCAGGGAGTTGGGAACTAGATGAtatttgaaggtcccttccaaccaaaaccattccaTGATTTTATGAATACAGAGTTCTCAGCATTCTTCtactaaattaaaagaaaaaattgcattgaGAAAACAATGTTTCCCTGTGGCCTACAGATACCTTCCAGATGATAAGAAGAGTGAAGGTGGTAGAAGCAATAAAAGGTAGTAACACTAATCATAGAatctttaggttggaaaagacctttaagatcatcaagtccaaccataaacctagcaTTGccaatccaccactaaaccatgtccctaagcaccacatctacatggcTTTCAAAATACCTGGtaactccaccacttccctgggcaacctgttccagtgcttgataaccctttcagtgaagacatttttactaatatccaatctaaagctCCCCTGCCCCAACTTGAgtccatttcctctcgtcctatcacttgggaaaagagaccgacacccaccttgctacaacctcctttcaggtagttgtagagagcgataaggtctcccctcagcctcctcttctccagactaaaaaaccccagttccctcagctgctcctcataagacttgtgctctagacacttcaccagctttgttgctcttctttggacacgctccagcacctcaatgtctttcctgtagtgaggggcccaaaaccgaacacagtactcgaggtgcagcctcaccagggcCAAGTACAGGGGGGCggtcacttccctagtcctgctggccaaactatttctgatacaggccaggatgccgttggccgccttggccacctgggcacactgctggctcatattcagccggctgtcgaccaacataCCTAGGCCCAGGTCGTTTTCTGCCGatcagctttccagccactcttcctcaagcctatagcattgcatggggttgttgtgacccaagtgcaggacccagcatttggccttgttgaacctcatacaattggcctcggcccatcgatccagcctgtccagatccctctgtagagccttcctaccctcgagcagatcaaccctccctcccaacttggtgtcatctgcaaacttactgagggtgcacttgatcccctcgtccagatcattgataaagatattaaagagaactggccccaaaactgagccctggggaacaccacttgtgaccagctgccaactggatttaactccattcaccatgACTCTTTGGGCCTggtcatccagccagttttttacccagcgaagagtacacctgtctaagccatgacctgccagcttctccaggagaatgctgtgggaaatggtgtcaaaggctttactaaagtccaggtaaaccaCATCCagagcctttccctcatccactaagtggatCACCTTGTCAtggaaggagatcaggttagtcaagcaggacctacctttcacaaacccatgctgactgggcctg comes from Accipiter gentilis chromosome W, bAccGen1.1, whole genome shotgun sequence and encodes:
- the LOC126035503 gene encoding macrophage immunometabolism regulator-like; this encodes MGERIGRKKENSTLLKMDINGESRTTISTLPVPLAEVSSAGKAEAEKPRCSSTPCSPMRRTVSGYQILRMDSNYLVGFTTGEELLKLAQKYTGNEDNKGKSRPNLHSKQLDSGLACSSRLYKTKSRYYQPYEIPAVNGRRRRRMPSSGDKCTKALPYEPYKALQGPLPLCLLKSKKAHSKSLDYLNLDKMSNEEPADTDMLQYQLQHLTLRGDHMFARNNT